One window from the genome of Lacerta agilis isolate rLacAgi1 chromosome 16, rLacAgi1.pri, whole genome shotgun sequence encodes:
- the RCL1 gene encoding RNA 3'-terminal phosphate cyclase-like protein, with protein MASSSASLSYVGCNFLRQRLVLSTLSGRPVKIRRIRAKEENPGLRDFEANFIRLIDKITNGSRIEINQTGTTLYYQPGLLHGGSLEHDCSLNRSIGYYLESLLCLAPFMKHPLRIVLRGATNDQVDPSVDCLKATALPLLKRFGIDGEELELKIVRRGMPPKGGGEVLFSCPVKKALMPIQYVDPGKIKRIRGVAYSVRVSPQIANRIVDSARSILNKFLPDIYIHTDHMKGTSSGKSPGFGLTLVAETTNGTFLSAELASSPQGQGVAVLPEDLAINCAKLLLEEIHRGGCVDSTNQSLILLLMTLGQQDVSKVLLGPLSPYTIEFLRHLRSYFQVMFKIETKPSGEERKGGDKVLMTCVGIGFSNLSKTIK; from the exons ATGGCGAGCTCCTCGGCCTCGCTCAGCTACGTCGGGTGCAACTTCTTGCGGCAGAGGCTGGTGCTCTCCACGCTCAGCGGCCGCCCGGTGAAGATCCGCAGGATCCGGGCCAAGGAGGAGAACCCCGGACTCCGAG ATTTTGAAGCAAACTTTATCAGGCTGATTGACAAAATAACCAATGGCTCTAGGATCGAAATAAACCAAACag GTACCACTTTATACTATCAGCCTGGCCTGCTCCACGGGGGTTCACTGGAACACGACTGCAGCCTCAACCGCAGCATTGGGTATTATTTGGAAAGCCTGCTGTGCTTAGCACCGTTCATGAAACACCCTCTAAGGATTGTTCTCCGCGGTGCCACCAATGATCAAGTGGATCCTTCG GTGGATTGCCTTAAGGCGACAGCTCTGCCGTTATTGAAAAGATTTGGAATCGACGGCGAAGAATTGGAATTGAAG ATCGTGAGGAGGGGCATGCCCCCCAAAGGAGGTGGCGAAGTGCTATTCAGTTGTCCTGTGAAGAAAGCATTGATGCCCATTCAGTACGTTGATCCTGGCAAAATTAAGCGCATCAGAGGTGTGGC CTATTCGGTCAGAGTGTCCCCGCAGATTGCAAACCGAATTGTGGATTCTGCAAGGAGCATCCTGAATAAATTCCTACCGGATATTTACATCCACACAGACCATATGAAAGGGACAAGCTCTGGGAA GTCTCCGGGTTTCGGCCTCACTCTGGTTGCAGAGACGACAAACGGTACTTTCCTCAGTGCTGAGTTGGCCTCCAGCCCCCAGGGACAGGGCGTGGCTGTGCTCCCGGAAGACCTGGCCATAAACTGTGCCAAGTTGCTACTCGAAGAGATTCACAGA GGAGGCTGTGTGGATTCAACAAACCAAAGCCTCATTCTGCTCCTCATGACCCTCGGGCAGCAGGACGTCTCCAAAGTCCTGCTGGGACCTCTGTCCCCATACAC aATTGAGTTTCTGCGACATCTGAGAAGTTACTTCCAGGTTATGTTTAAAATCGAAACCAAACCGTCCGGCGAAGAACGCAAAGGTGGAGACAAGGTCTTAATGACATGTGTGGGCATCGGGTTTTCCAATCTTAGCAAGACGATAAAATGA